Genomic segment of Salvia hispanica cultivar TCC Black 2014 chromosome 2, UniMelb_Shisp_WGS_1.0, whole genome shotgun sequence:
AAGCCATGTCGTTCCTCCTCAGATCTACCGATGACGACGACTACCGCGACCTTCTCAATCGTTGCTTTGTGGTTGTCTCCGAGGACGCCCCTCCCCCTCCCGCCTTCGATCATCACTGCCGCTGGTCGCAACTCGCGGTACGCCCCTCTCTCTGATTTTGGCgggaaaattaaatcatcGAAACCTATGGCACTAGTATTAATTAGGCAACACAAGTTCATTTGCACCGACGGTGTATGTATGGTTTCAGCTTGTGAGAAGAACTATTGAGTTTATACTGCATCAGCAGCCCACCACTGCAAATCTTATATGCCGCCAATATGATAAAGTAAGCGTTTCGTTACACCTAATTCGACCACTGCTTTCATAATGCTTATTGgattttattgcatttaaCAGGAGGCCCAGTCTAGTCCTGCAGTTGCCCAACTCTCATCTGAAAACTGGACTCTCCTCTTAAAAAGGGTAACTGAATTACATATAGCTGCATgactactagtattatataGGTATATCTCTACATTGTACTCACTTGATTGATGTGCTAATGAATAATGTTAGGTCGGTGATACTCTCATGATGTATTTGTTAAATCATACTTCAAtatttcttcctcttcctctgaATGAGTACCATCAGATTTCTGGTATTTCCCTTGCCAGTTTGGGCTCCAACGTCCCAAGACTCATGCCTACGCCTAGAGCTCAGCATCATCCACAAGGTGACATTTATTGTGTGGACATTCCACGGATATCAGCAACAGAAACATTATCTTGCTTTTCTTCTGAGTAATCAAACTGTACAATCATCCTAATACTGAACAAGTCGTTATGCCTGTAGGGTCGAATTATGTTTTACAAGAGCTTCCTCAAACACAAACTGAACGTAACTCTAACCAAAATACTGTTAAGCCTCGGAGGCAAATACGGGAGCATAGCTGGCAGCGTAAAAGAAAGCGCAAGCACTTGGCTCTCATGGGAATACCTTCTTTCTCCTCATCAATAGGAAATAGTAGCATTTGTGACTTATCCCTCATCTCAAGTTTAAGTCAAAATGACATTATGCCTGCAGGGTCTTCTTGCATTTCTGAAGAACTTCCTCCTATACAAATTGAAGGGAACTCTAAGAAAGATACTGTTAAGCCTCGGAAGCGTAAACGGGAGTATCGCTGGCAGCGTGAAAGAAAACGTAGACAGTTGGCTGTTTTGGGAACGCCCCCTCTGCTTCCATCTAGAGGAAGTAGTAGTACCTGTGATAACTTACCCCTTGTCTCAAGTTCAAGTCAAAATGACATGGGTGTAAGTCTTGTTGTTTTTTATAGAGCTTACATGTCATTATCTCTAGTTCTTATATTATCAACCTCAAATGAATATTGTTTTCTAGTTTGGTGCggagaaaaataatttgattttgtttattagtAGTAGATTAATGGAGCCAAATATAGCTATTTATCCTGATCCATGATGTATGCTGTGGTGCATGTAATCATATTCAGGCGACGATAATAAGTCATTTgaccttttgtttttttgttttgtagaaCATGGCTCctttattttgcaatttggTTTTCCAAAATCAACCAAGGATTAGTGGAAATGCTGAGATTGATAGAAAGAACATATTCTATAGGATGGAGAATTGTTCATCAATGCTGCCAAGGAAGCGTATCCTTCTTAGAATGTGCTCATATCTGTTTACTAGTGTGCATAAGTTCAGGTGGTCAGTGTATTTCATCATCTTGTACCATATGCCATACAGTGGTTAGAGTCTTACTTTTAGGTGAAGTTCATGGGATTTGGGTTTTAGTTagtgtttaatttattagcTTGATAGTTGTGCTTTTCTTTGAATGCCTCCACTGCCTTCCAACTATTCGATGCTTACCAAAAGAAAGCTTCTTATTATAGATCTTGAATTTTTGCCCCTATTTATCTCGGATGCTCGGCCTTAACATTGAGTAGACATTTTGTATGCTCTAAGGCCTAATGATTGCGGTGCTTCCATCTTGTTCAATCATATCTTTGAAGCATTTGGTCCTGACAAAATTAATGGGAGCACACCATGCTGTCACACCGAAGATGGTTCTACCGTCAATTCCACCTGTTTGTAAGCAACtgctttttatttatgttatacGGAGTGTATGAATTTACTGTTACTTACTCTGGAATCTAAATAATTCAGTTTTCAGATCTAATACTATTATGGAGGACAGCGTGTGTTGTGCATTTAGAACTTCATTAGAAGAATAGGATGTAATACAATCCACTACTGAAATGTTTCTGAGATCACATAGCAGAGAATACATTACTTAAGCTTGCACATATTTCACATTCTCTCAACAGGAGTGTGTGTATTTTTCTCTAGGTATCATTCCCTTAAAGTGCTTCTGAAAAAGCTTATACGCGAGACTCGATATTATAGACATGCGAGGCTGTTGGAAAAACACTGTTCTGTAGGATCCTCAAACCAAGATGCTAGTAGGGGAGCTGGCACTGGGCTTGAGGTAATATGAAATTTGCGCCTCTTGTACCCTCTAATGTTTGAGTTGAATTacaaatactatataaattctACTATCATTTAGACATATTCATCTTTATTATCAGTATATGTCTTGTTTCTAAGGAAGGAGTTCCAGATCCCTTCTGCTTGATCTTGGTAATCGTGTGGTTCATCTTTTCTCCATTAAAAGCAATTTATGTGGTCTATCCTGTTTCTGTTTCCTGTGTGGGAAGTAGGTATGTGGCTGGATgatcttatgcatttaaatttgGGACTCTAAGAAACACTTAACTGTGAGCGGACTAGATGGTTTACAAAGTGATGTCAAATTGTTTCAGGTTGCGATGGTCCAAGAAGCCAATACTGCTCAAGCTGAACCGGTTTTGGGTTGTCTCAAGCATCATCAGGTAGGATCATTCATTTGGGCAATTTGTAGGAGAATAATCCCTTCACCATTGCTGGGAGAACCATCTAACTGGAGATGTCTGAGAAGAAACATCTCAAAATTCATTTCGCTACGAAGATTTGAGAAGTTCACACTGAAGGAATGTATtcatagattaaaaatatcCAAGTTTCCCATCTTTTCATATAAGCAAAACTCGAGATGCTGTATTGGTATCCCAGATAATTCCAGGCATGCGATCCTTGAATGTTGGATGCTTTGGGTTTTTACACATCTAGTATCACCACTGGTCCAAGCCAACTTTTATGTTACAGAAAGTGAGCATGAGAAGCAGGAGGTACTATACTATAAAAAGTCTACTTGGGAGAAGTTGATGAGAGAAAATGGGTGCATGATTGCTGGTCGGTATCGTCTACTAGATTTTGAGTCTGCTAGAAACATATTAGGGAAGAGATCTTTTGGTTTCTCTAGGTTCAGACTACTTCCCAAGAGTAATGGATTCCGAATGCTGACTAATCTTCAAGCACCGTCAAGAATACCTGTTTCCACACCTTCTAGAATTCAGCCCAATCAAAATTCATGGAGAAGAGCATCTAGCAGCCACAGAGTTCATAGGTTCTTTAAGTCTGTTAATACAGTGCTTCATGATGTGTATGCAGTGTTAAAAGGTTTACGGGAAAAGGAACCAGAAAAGATGGGCTCATCAGTTTTTAACTACAATGATGTCTACAAAAAGCTTGTGCCTTTCTTGTTCCATCTGAAAAACGGGTCAATTAGCCTGCCTGATGTATTCATGGTGGTTTCAAATGTGGCAAAAGCTTTTGACTCTgtaaatcatgaaaaattgCTCAGTGTGATGAAGGATGCCATACGTGATGATGAATATACTTTGGAAAAGTTCACTCAAGTTGTTTGCACAGATAAGTATTTAAAGATTGAGCCTCATGTGATGTTAGCACATCAAGATATTTCCACTGCATCTACAAGAATGCAATCAAAATTTCATGTCCAATCATCGGGTAGTATTGTTCTTAAGGAGGtacttttcaaaaaaaaaaaatcatcttaGTATTAAATAAGCTGGAGACTAGCAAGTCTTgcaaaattttgcatttttctttttattctgTTTCTTTTATTACCCATTTCATGTAAAATATATGCCCAAGTTTTTGGTGTGTCAAAACCAGCTGTC
This window contains:
- the LOC125205811 gene encoding telomerase reverse transcriptase-like isoform X3; its protein translation is MPTPRAQHHPQGSNYVLQELPQTQTERNSNQNTVKPRRQIREHSWQRKRKRKHLALMGIPSFSSSIGNSSICDLSLISSLSQNDIMPAGSSCISEELPPIQIEGNSKKDTVKPRKRKREYRWQRERKRRQLAVLGTPPLLPSRGSSSTCDNLPLVSSSSQNDMGNMAPLFCNLVFQNQPRISGNAEIDRKNIFYRMENCSSMLPRKHILYALRPNDCGASILFNHIFEAFGPDKINGSTPCCHTEDGSTVNSTCLYHSLKVLLKKLIRETRYYRHARLLEKHCSVGSSNQDASRGAGTGLEVAMVQEANTAQAEPVLGCLKHHQVGSFIWAICRRIIPSPLLGEPSNWRCLRRNISKFISLRRFEKFTLKECIHRLKISKFPIFSYKQNSRCCIGIPDNSRHAILECWMLWVFTHLVSPLVQANFYVTESEHEKQEVLYYKKSTWEKLMRENGCMIAGRYRLLDFESARNILGKRSFGFSRFRLLPKSNGFRMLTNLQAPSRIPVSTPSRIQPNQNSWRRASSSHRVHRFFKSVNTVLHDVYAVLKGLREKEPEKMGSSVFNYNDVYKKLVPFLFHLKNGSISLPDVFMVVSNVAKAFDSVNHEKLLSVMKDAIRDDEYTLEKFTQVVCTDKYLKIEPHVMLAHQDISTASTRMQSKFHVQSSGSIVLKEDASWKIRKENIHSLLEEHIMRNMVQFRNKFYLQQVGIPQGSVLSALLGSYYYGHMERNVIFPFLEKAKRTSSVTQHSSDGTSVSRGNCQTEIAAPGCESLLLRYLDDFLFISVSKRQASMFFTRLERGVRDYNCCMNKEKYGLNFIMENQQGQLSNRLHTGKDNISFLQWSGLLVNCSTLEIQADYTRYLNHHMRSTLTVSRQGKVGKNLKSKLRSYLRPKFHPILYDSNINSPGVVRLNIYQNFLLCAMKFICHLSNLSILPKFHPRFLLKAIETSLRYMNRLIRRRMYSFKGADFRPRYNVKRIDVIWLGLHAYSRVLLKKHLRFKSLLCLLRAKLKAYGEVENMSSELKYAVDQVHSSVLWSIKY
- the LOC125205811 gene encoding telomerase reverse transcriptase-like isoform X2, with the protein product MAPKKKKRVPEFLWSLFGDRARSLADTILDFILPLPPPASCTYKAHPRCLYCSADEAMSFLLRSTDDDDYRDLLNRCFVVVSEDAPPPPAFDHHCRWSQLALVRRTIEFILHQQPTTANLICRQYDKEAQSSPAVAQLSSENWTLLLKRVGDTLMMYLLNHTSIFLPLPLNEYHQISGISLASLGSNVPRLMPTPRAQHHPQGSNYVLQELPQTQTERNSNQNTVKPRRQIREHSWQRKRKRKHLALMGIPSFSSSIGNSSICDLSLISSLSQNDIMPAGSSCISEELPPIQIEGNSKKDTVKPRKRKREYRWQRERKRRQLAVLGTPPLLPSRGSSSTCDNLPLVSSSSQNDMGNMAPLFCNLVFQNQPRISGNAEIDRKNIFYRMENCSSMLPRKHILYALRPNDCGASILFNHIFEAFGPDKINGSTPCCHTEDGSTVNSTCLYHSLKVLLKKLIRETRYYRHARLLEKHCSVGSSNQDASRGAGTGLEVAMVQEANTAQAEPVLGCLKHHQVGSFIWAICRRIIPSPLLGEPSNWRCLRRNISKFISLRRFEKFTLKECIHRLKISKFPIFSYKQNSRCCIGIPDNSRHAILECWMLWVFTHLVSPLVQANFYVTESEHEKQEVLYYKKSTWEKLMRENGCMIAGRYRLLDFESARNILGKRSFGFSRFRLLPKSNGFRMLTNLQAPSRIPVSTPSRIQPNQNSWRRASSSHRVHRFFKSVNTVLHDVYAVLKGLREKEPEKMGSSVFNYNDVYKKLVPFLFHLKNGSISLPDVFMVVSNVAKAFDSVNHEKLLSVMKDAIRDDEYTLEKFTQVVCTDKYLKIEPHVMLAHQDISTASTRMQSKFHVQSSGSIVLKEDASWKIRKENIHSLLEEHIMRNMVQFRNKFYLQQVGIPQGSVLSALLGSYYYGHMERNVIFPFLEKAKRTSSVTQHSSDGTSVSRGNCQTEIAAPGCESLLLRYLDDFLFISVSKRQASMFFTRLERGVRDYNCCMNKEKYGLNFIMENQQGQLSNRLHTGKDNISFLQWSGLLVNCSTLEIQADYTRYLNHHMRSTLTVSRQGKVGKNLKSKLRSYLRPKFHPILYDSNINSPGVVRLNIYQNFLLCAMKFICHLSNLSILPKFHPRFLLKAIETSLRLIRRRMYSFKGADFRPRYNVKRIDVIWLGLHAYSRVLLKKHLRFKSLLCLLRAKLKAYGEVENMSSELKYAVDQVHSSVLWSIKY
- the LOC125205811 gene encoding telomerase reverse transcriptase-like isoform X1, which encodes MAPKKKKRVPEFLWSLFGDRARSLADTILDFILPLPPPASCTYKAHPRCLYCSADEAMSFLLRSTDDDDYRDLLNRCFVVVSEDAPPPPAFDHHCRWSQLALVRRTIEFILHQQPTTANLICRQYDKEAQSSPAVAQLSSENWTLLLKRVGDTLMMYLLNHTSIFLPLPLNEYHQISGISLASLGSNVPRLMPTPRAQHHPQGSNYVLQELPQTQTERNSNQNTVKPRRQIREHSWQRKRKRKHLALMGIPSFSSSIGNSSICDLSLISSLSQNDIMPAGSSCISEELPPIQIEGNSKKDTVKPRKRKREYRWQRERKRRQLAVLGTPPLLPSRGSSSTCDNLPLVSSSSQNDMGNMAPLFCNLVFQNQPRISGNAEIDRKNIFYRMENCSSMLPRKHILYALRPNDCGASILFNHIFEAFGPDKINGSTPCCHTEDGSTVNSTCLYHSLKVLLKKLIRETRYYRHARLLEKHCSVGSSNQDASRGAGTGLEVAMVQEANTAQAEPVLGCLKHHQVGSFIWAICRRIIPSPLLGEPSNWRCLRRNISKFISLRRFEKFTLKECIHRLKISKFPIFSYKQNSRCCIGIPDNSRHAILECWMLWVFTHLVSPLVQANFYVTESEHEKQEVLYYKKSTWEKLMRENGCMIAGRYRLLDFESARNILGKRSFGFSRFRLLPKSNGFRMLTNLQAPSRIPVSTPSRIQPNQNSWRRASSSHRVHRFFKSVNTVLHDVYAVLKGLREKEPEKMGSSVFNYNDVYKKLVPFLFHLKNGSISLPDVFMVVSNVAKAFDSVNHEKLLSVMKDAIRDDEYTLEKFTQVVCTDKYLKIEPHVMLAHQDISTASTRMQSKFHVQSSGSIVLKEDASWKIRKENIHSLLEEHIMRNMVQFRNKFYLQQVGIPQGSVLSALLGSYYYGHMERNVIFPFLEKAKRTSSVTQHSSDGTSVSRGNCQTEIAAPGCESLLLRYLDDFLFISVSKRQASMFFTRLERGVRDYNCCMNKEKYGLNFIMENQQGQLSNRLHTGKDNISFLQWSGLLVNCSTLEIQADYTRYLNHHMRSTLTVSRQGKVGKNLKSKLRSYLRPKFHPILYDSNINSPGVVRLNIYQNFLLCAMKFICHLSNLSILPKFHPRFLLKAIETSLRYMNRLIRRRMYSFKGADFRPRYNVKRIDVIWLGLHAYSRVLLKKHLRFKSLLCLLRAKLKAYGEVENMSSELKYAVDQVHSSVLWSIKY